The Vibrio navarrensis genome has a segment encoding these proteins:
- the recD gene encoding exodeoxyribonuclease V subunit alpha — protein MSAHSAMHFLSLLADLAKQGSLRQLDYQFARLIASQSEDEALALLAALVSTEVGRGHICLPLIDSHGQGLDIAARLGLYAEAAQALNTAVSSIDWAEKLKASPIVGESHEALPLIFDGQRLYLQRYWHYEVMVAAKLNQLSSAVSLDADEMKKLANLLDHLFARDYRFLLEALLRGRNESTDSAGLRQQLVCDHLDVVNASQLDWAAIERVVVAATKVEQLSALDSLVPQSVCLNWQKVAAAVALTRRFTVISGGPGTGKTTTVCKLLAALIEQAGDHDLTIKLVAPTGKAAARLTESIGKAVSALPVSPELKNKIPTESSTLHRLLGAIPGSAEFRHHSKNPLHLDILVIDEASMVDLSMMYKVIDALPKQARVILLGDKDQLASVEAGAVLGDICSFSHTGYRPEQASALARLTGFASLTSLGRSKVSIADSLCMLQKSFRFDARSGIGQLARAVNAGDAHAVDQVWQREMSDITHWDLNAQNYHQMIQTLVSEYGRYLARLQETQLSPMTGESESSAEKAKVVLALFNQCRLLCALREGDFGVSGLNQRIEKALAARKLIRTQDELWYHGRPVMVTRNDHALGLYNGDIGICMRDESEDEVRLKVFFELPDGSMKAILPSRVPEHETAYAMTIHKSQGSEFDFTLMVLPAEFSPILTRELIYTGITRAKKKLALYADGQVLKRAIRVRTQRASGLVERLQG, from the coding sequence ATGAGCGCCCATTCAGCGATGCATTTTTTGTCATTACTTGCCGATCTTGCCAAGCAAGGCAGTCTGCGCCAGCTCGATTACCAGTTCGCCCGTTTGATTGCCTCGCAAAGTGAGGATGAGGCATTGGCGCTGTTAGCGGCACTGGTCAGCACGGAAGTCGGGCGCGGCCACATCTGTCTACCATTAATCGATTCACACGGGCAGGGCCTCGATATCGCGGCGCGCCTTGGTTTATACGCTGAGGCGGCGCAAGCGCTGAATACTGCGGTGTCCTCGATTGATTGGGCAGAAAAGCTCAAAGCATCGCCAATTGTCGGCGAGAGCCATGAAGCTTTGCCGCTGATCTTTGATGGGCAACGACTCTATTTACAGCGCTACTGGCACTATGAAGTGATGGTTGCTGCCAAGCTCAACCAGCTCAGTAGCGCGGTAAGTTTAGACGCCGATGAGATGAAAAAACTGGCCAACTTGCTTGATCACCTGTTTGCGCGTGATTATCGCTTTTTGCTTGAGGCGCTGCTGCGTGGCCGCAACGAAAGCACGGACTCGGCAGGCCTGCGCCAGCAGTTAGTGTGCGATCATCTGGATGTGGTTAATGCAAGTCAGCTTGACTGGGCGGCGATTGAGCGCGTAGTCGTGGCCGCGACTAAGGTCGAGCAGCTCAGCGCCTTGGATAGTTTGGTGCCGCAAAGTGTGTGTCTCAACTGGCAAAAAGTGGCGGCTGCGGTAGCGTTAACGCGCCGCTTTACGGTGATTTCCGGTGGGCCGGGGACGGGCAAAACCACCACAGTGTGTAAACTTTTGGCGGCCTTGATTGAGCAAGCTGGCGATCATGATCTCACCATCAAACTGGTGGCTCCAACCGGAAAAGCCGCCGCGCGCCTGACGGAGTCGATCGGTAAAGCGGTATCGGCTCTGCCTGTGTCCCCTGAGTTGAAAAACAAAATTCCGACCGAATCGTCAACCTTACACCGCTTACTGGGCGCGATTCCCGGCAGCGCCGAATTTCGTCATCACAGTAAAAACCCGCTGCATCTGGACATTTTGGTGATTGATGAAGCGTCCATGGTGGATTTATCCATGATGTACAAAGTGATCGATGCCTTGCCTAAGCAGGCCAGAGTGATTTTGCTTGGCGATAAAGATCAGCTCGCCTCGGTGGAAGCAGGCGCAGTGCTGGGCGACATTTGCTCCTTTTCTCACACCGGTTACCGCCCGGAGCAAGCGAGCGCGTTGGCGCGTTTGACTGGCTTTGCCAGCTTAACTTCGCTGGGCCGAAGCAAAGTGTCGATTGCGGACAGCTTGTGCATGCTGCAAAAAAGCTTTCGCTTTGATGCCCGTTCAGGGATTGGTCAGTTGGCGCGTGCAGTTAACGCGGGGGATGCGCACGCGGTGGATCAAGTCTGGCAGCGAGAGATGAGTGACATTACCCACTGGGATCTCAATGCGCAGAACTACCATCAGATGATCCAAACGCTGGTTAGCGAATATGGCCGCTATCTCGCCCGCCTGCAAGAGACTCAGCTCAGCCCAATGACGGGCGAAAGCGAAAGTAGCGCTGAGAAGGCCAAAGTGGTCTTGGCGCTGTTCAATCAATGCCGCTTATTGTGCGCGCTGCGTGAGGGCGACTTTGGTGTCAGTGGGCTTAACCAACGGATTGAAAAAGCGCTTGCGGCGCGCAAGTTGATCCGCACTCAAGATGAGCTCTGGTACCACGGTCGCCCTGTGATGGTGACGCGCAACGACCATGCGCTGGGCTTGTACAATGGCGATATTGGCATTTGTATGCGTGATGAGAGTGAGGACGAGGTGCGCTTGAAAGTCTTTTTTGAACTGCCTGACGGCAGCATGAAGGCGATCTTACCGAGCCGTGTCCCCGAGCATGAAACAGCCTATGCCATGACCATTCATAAATCGCAGGGTAGTGAATTTGACTTCACACTGATGGTGCTGCCAGCAGAGTTTAGCCCGATCCTGACACGGGAGCTGATTTATACCGGTATTACTCGAGCAAAGAAAAAACTGGCGCTGTATGCCGACGGCCAAGTGCTCAAGCGAGCGATTCGTGTCCGCACTCAGCGGGCGAGTGGCTTGGTGGAGCGCTTACAAGGATAG